The genomic DNA GGTCTAATTCGAGCTACGAATAATCTGGATGCTCGATGGTCGGAACCCCGCCGTAGAGAGGCTCGCCACATATGCACCTGCAGCCACAAGCATGCCTCGAGCGTCGCGGCCATCCCATGTGACGACGCCAGAGCCCCTGCCGACTGAGGTAGAAGTGTGAATTTGCCTTCCGAGGAGGTCCGTGATTGTAAAGTCGGCAGAGAGGCCCGCTGGTATGCTGACGACAAAAGAGACAGACCCCGCGCTGGGGTTGGGCGAAGCGTTGACGATGCGCAAGCCTGTGCCTGCTTCTGGCGCCTCGCCAGAGGCGACCGTCTCGCCTTCCAGCAGCCCGTAGCCCTGCCGGATGCGGACGCGCTGGTTCGTCCTTAGCTGAGTCACGGCCTCCTCTCCCCCGCCCGGCCAGCGCACGACGAGTCGGTCTACGATCTCCGCCTCGCCCAACCCGACATGAACCGGAGCCAGACTCTGGCCGAGGAACTGCGCGCCATGGTGGGACCGCACCCAGCGCTGGCCTCCCGCTTCGACCTCCACCACCGCGCCCAGAGCGTCGACGTTGGGCACGTCGCCTTCCAGCGCAATGGAGAGCCACGCGCCGCCAGAGGCGCGGTTGGCGTAGAAGTGCGGCGCCCGCGAGACGTTGGCGATTAGCACGTCTAGGCGACCGTCCCCATCGGCGTCGAAGATGACGAGGCCCCTGGCGGGGTGGAGGTCATCCACGCTCAGATCCGGGGCGATGTCGGCAAGCGGGAAGGTGCCGGTGTTCTCGAAGAGCGCGTTCGGCGTGTCGGAGGCGAAGTATCCGTTGGCGACGAAGAGGTCTTGGTCGCCGTCGTTCTCCAAGTCGAAGAACTCGGCGCCCCAGCCCCATCCGGTTTCGGCGACGCCAGCGGCCTCGGCCTGCCCGGCGTAGCCGCCCGCCTCTTGCGCGACGAAGAGCGCGTTGGTTTGTACGGGCGAGTCCGCGCGGTTGGTGAGGAAGATGTCCTCGCGACCGTCGCCGTCCAGATCGCCCAGCGCGAGGCCCATGCCTTCGCCAGTGTTCTCCAGGCCGAATGCGGCTGTCGCCTCGTCGAAGGTGCCTGTTCCGTCGTTGAGGAAAAGCCGGTTGGCGCCGAAGTCGTTGGCGTCGTAGAGGTCCACGTCGCCGTCGTGGTCTACGTCTACGGGTAGCGTGGTGTACGTCTTGCCCACATCGCCCAGGCCTCTGGCGGCGCCCGCCTCGGTGAACGTGCCGTCGCCGTTGTTGACGAAGTACGGGTTGGCGAGATCGCGCGGCGCCCCATCACCGGGATAGTCTTCCCACACGCCGACATGGAGGTCGAGGTCGCCGTCGCCATCGGTGTCAAACCAGAGCGCGCTCGTGGAGAGTTGGGTGGCGCCGCCCGCGACGCCAGCCGTAGCCGTGACGTCGGTGAACGTGCCGTTGCCGTTGTTGCGGTAGAGTTGGTTGGGACCGGCGTGCGTGAGGTAGAGGTCGGGCCAGCCGTCGCCGTCGTAGTCGCCCCAGGCGGCGCCCAGCTTGGCACCGTTGCCTGCCGTGTTGGGTAGCCCGACGCCCGCGCTCCCCGCGACGCCAGAGGCCCGCGTCTGGTCGACAAACGTGCCATCGCCGCGGTTGGCGAAGAGGCGGCTCCACGTCGTCGTGTTGGCGGCGTCATACGCCTCGCGCACGACGATGTACACGTCGAGGTCGCCGTCACGGTCGTAGTCCGCCACGGCGACGCCGTTCGCGCCCGTAACGGAGCCCAGCCCGGAAAGAAACGTCCGGTACTCGAAGCCCTGCCCCGTCGCGCCTCTGGCGAGAAGGACGAGCGCCACGAACAGGAGCGTCCGGCGCATCATCGGACCACGTGGACCAGCGCCGACTCGGCGCCTCTGGCGGTCACGATGCGGACGACGTAGGCGCCCGCCGCCAGCGGCTCGGTCGAGAAGCTCGCGCGGCCTCTGACGTCGAGCCACGCCTCCAACACACGGCGCCCCTGCACGTCGAACACCTCCACGCGGGCGCCAGAGGCATCCGCCTCGATGGTCAACTCACGCCCGGCGAGGATCGGACTCGGGAAGGCGCGAAGCCGCGAGACTGCCTCTGGCGTCGGCTCGCCAGAGGTAGCGGTGCCCGTGAACAGCGACGCGGCGAGGTCGAACGACTGCGGCCCGAGGACGGCGCCGAGGCGGCGGCCGGGGATGTCGTCGGCGGGCGGGTGGATGCCGCCCCAGATGCGCGAGAGGCTGCACTGGTCGGCGGCGTCGCGGTAGGTGGCCCACTGGAGGCGGACGGTCTGGCTGGGGCCGTCCTCGAAGACGAGGAAGCTGTCTTCTGGCGCGATGAACTCGCCCATTCCGCCGGGAAAAAACGGGTCGCCGGTGAGCCGCGTTAGCACTTCGGCGGCGGCGCGCGAGTAGGTAGAGTGCCCCGAGATGTAGCCCGCGAAGGGCGGCGTCACGAACGTCGGCCGCTGGTACGGCCACCAGTCTTCGAGGCGGATCCAGCCCACGCCCGCCACGTCGGTCTCGGGGTCTTCTACGGCCTCCGGTCCCCGCCACGCCCACACCTTCACCTTGCCGACGTGCTGGGCGCTGTCGCCCGCCAGAGGATCCTCTGGCGGGATGATCTCGGCGACGCCGGGCGCCAGAGGCATCCCGGCGGGGTGGTAGCTCGGCGCGTCGGGATCACTGCTCTGGCCGCGGTCGGCCATCGCGCGGAGCGCGGAGATGGAGCGGATGGAATCGTAGCGGCCCTTGATTCCCCAGGCCGCGATGGCGACATCGTGCATGGCGCCGCCGAGCGCGAAGTAGGCCTTCACGTCCCACTCCAGTTCGCCCAACACCGGCCCGTTTCCCCCGAAGCGCTTGACGAGGCGCGGGTCGTCGTTGACCGTGTTGAGGATCGTGAACCAGTGGCCGGGCGGCGTCTCGGAGTCGGGGCCGTCGGCCCAGAACTCGGCGAGGACGCGGGTGAGGTCGCCGCGCAGGACGGGGTTGGGCGCGTACGGCTGGCCCGTGCGCGGGTTGAGGCTCCGGCCGGGTCCCAGCGGACCTCGCCCCTCGGGATCGTAGAATGCGGCGTACTCGGGGAACCCGTCGGGCAGGTCCGCATCCGTCAGCCCGCCCGTCGCGCCGGGCGAGGCGTCCCACGTCACGCCAGAGGCAGGATCGAGGTGGCCGCTCCACCGCGCGACGAGCGCGAAGCCGTCGAGGTAAGCCTGCGTGGTGCCCTGCCAGTTCAGGGTGTCCAGCGGCGGCGGCGGGCCAGGGTCGTTGTAGACCGGGAAGTCGGCGCCGTTGCGGACGAAGACGGTCCGGTCGTCTGCGCGCAACGCGAACGGCCGCACGCGCCCCCACTCCGGCCCGACGAACGCGGGCGTCCCGCCCGGCACCTCGTTGCCACTCTGGTCGATGAACGTCTCGAAGCGGAGCGGCTGCCACCGGTTGGGGTCGAGTAGGGTCGGGTTGCCCGGCTGAGCCACGTCCATCGGCGGGTTGACGGGCGCGTAGTCCACGTAGCCATACCCCAGCGCCTCGTTCGCACCGTCGCCCATGCCAAAGGCGATGACGCACGCTGCGATGGCGTTGCCGAGCCCGGCCGCGCCGCTGGCGGCATCGGTGGTCACCACGCCGGGATCGTAGCCTCTGGCGACGAGCAACGAGTCGAGCAACGGGAGCGTGTCGAGCGCGCCGGGCGAGTTGAGAAAGCGGTGCGTGAGCACGCGGTAGGCGGCGTAACTGATGGCCTCTTCGCGGGCGGCCTCCACGTCGCCAACGACGGGCGGCTCGCCAATCCTGCAGGCCGTTCCGCCGCGCGGCTGGTTCAGGAAGTACGGCTGCGCCGTGGCGTCGTAGGCCGCCCACGCGTCGTACATCACGGCGGAGACGTGGAAGAGGTTGCGGGCGTGGACCGTCGGGCGTGCGAGGTCGCCGCGGATGCCCTCCAAGAGCGCCTCGTTCCACTCGCGCGCGACCGAGTGCGGAGCACCCGAATGCTGGCCTCTGGCGGGCGGCGCCAGAGGCAGCAGCAGCGCGAGCGCGAAGAGGAGGCGGGCCATCGCGTGAGGTCAGGGACGTGTGAGACGGACCATCATCACGTCGCGAGCCGGGACGGTCACCGCCAGAGGCTGGGCGGTCGTGCCCGCGTCGGCGTGGCGGAAGAGGTCACGGATGGCGTAGGTGTTCTGGTCGAAGTGCGGGCGGTTCTGCGAAAACGCGTCCTCCACGTCCTCCTCGACCCAGTCGAACGTCACCGCCTCCGGCTCGTCGTTGCGGTTGAGGATCGCCATGGCCCACTCGCCGTCCGCCAAAGGCTTGAACCAGATCTCGACGCCGCCCGCGCGCTTGTGCGGGAAGCCCTCGACGCCGAGAGGGTCCTGATCCACGGCGATGACCTCCTCGTTGGTGAGGATGTCGCGTGTGGCGTCGGTCATCGTGCGGACGTCGTTGCCCGCGATGAGCGGCGCGTGGAGCATGGCCCACATCGCGAAGTGCGCCCGGTCCTCGTTCGTGGTCGGCATGTTGCCGACCTCCATCATGTCGGGGTCGTTCCAGTGGCCGGGCGCGGCGTGGACGCGGAGGCCACGCTCGACCTGCATGTCGACGATCCGCATGACGCCGTGCGAGTTCCAGTTGCCGTGGCTGACCACGCAGTCCCAGCAGTTGATGATGTCGCCGCTGGTCCGCCACATGTGGCCGATGTCCTTGCCCCAGGTCCACGGCTGGTTGTCGCCCCACTCGCAGATGGAGAAGAAGATGTCGCGGCCGCTGGCGGCGAGCGCGTTGCGCATGGTGCGGTAGGCCTCGGGCGCGTTGCGGCTTTCCGTGTTGCACCAGTCGTACTTGAGGTAGTCGATGCCCCAGCGGGCGTACTGGAGGGCGTCCTGGTATTCGTATCCCTGGCTCCCAGGGCGCCCCGCGCAGGTCTTGATCCCGGCGTCGGAGTAGATCCCAATCTTGAGGCCCTGGCTGTGAACATAATCGGCGAGCGCTTTCATGCCCGAGGGGAAGCGCTGGGGGTCGGGCTGGATAAAGCCGTTCTCGTCGCGCTCGCCGTGCCAGCAGTCGTCGATATTGACGTAGGTGTAGCCCGCGTCGCGCATGCCGGACGAGACCATCGCGTCGGCGGTCTCACGAATGAGGTCTTCGTCGATGTCGCAGGCGAAGGTGTTCCACGAGTTCCAGCCCATCGGGGGCGTGAGGGCCAGGCCAACGGCCTTGGGGGCGTTGTCCTGGGCGCTGGCGCCAGAGGCCACGAGGGTGAGCGCGAGGGCGCAGAGGAGTCGGTTCATGAGGATGGAGAGACGAGAAGCGGGTGGAGTTGGGGGCGAACGTCCGCATCGAGCGAGACCTATCGCGCGACGCCGAGGGGGCTGAAGACGACGTAGAGCACAACGGTGACGGCGCACACGGCGAGGCCCGCCCACAGCGCGCCACGCGATTGGACCAGCGCGATGCCCGCGTTGGACTCGAACCGCACCGGCTCCGCCAGAGGCTTCGCGACCGTCATGACGCCCATCACGGCGACGCATAGAGCGAAGCAGATCGCCATGCGGTTGAGGAACTGCACCTCGGGGACGGCCACCTTGAGCAGTCCGTACGCCACGATGTTGGTCAGCAACCCGGCCACGCCAGAGGCGCGCGGCGCCTTTTTGACGAGCAGGCCGACGACGAAGACGGCCAGGATGCCCGGCGAGATGAAGCCCTGGCCCTCCTGGATAATCGTAAAGATGGAGTTGCTGACGGCCGGATTCCCGAGTTGAGGCGCCAGAAGTACGGCCACGGCCGCGAAGGCGAACACGCAGATCCGCCCGATGCGGACGATCTGTTTCTGCGTCGCCTGCGGCTGGATGTACGTCTGGTAGATGTCGATGGTGAAGATGGTCGAGGCCGCGTTGAGCATCGCCGCGAGCGACGAGACGACGGCGCCGAGCAGCGCCGCGAGGATGAACCCGACGATGCCGACGCCCTGCGGCAGCACGCCGCCCAGCAGCCGCGCCAGCGCCGTGTCGTACTTGTAGGCGATGAGCGTCGAGGACGACGTGGCGGCGCCGATGCCTCTGGCGGTCGCCTCCTGCGCCGCGTTGAAGGCCGCGATCTCCTGCGCCATGCCCGCGTTGACGTGCGCGAAGGCGAGGTCGCCAGAGGCGAACGTGGCGTAGGGCCCGGGCTCTGTCGCGTCGAAGGTCGCGCGCGTGAGGGGGATCACGTTGGGTCTCCGCCTGGCCTCCGACGGGATGGCGTCCTCGGTCGGGTAGATCGCGAGGAGGTATTGGTCGCCCTCGTGCGCGGCGACGGCCTCTGGCGTGGGGCTTTCGTCCACGTCCACGAAGCCGGTCTCCGGGTTGGCCTTGACGTATTGCACGAGGACGCTCGCGTTGTCCGGCCCGGCGTCGGCGGCCATCCCGTCGGCGTAGAGGTTGAAGGCGATCATCCCCGGGATGACGATGCCGAGCGGGAGCAGAAGCTTCATCGCGGCGGCGAAGACGATGCCGCGCTGGCCTTCGGCGAGCGACTCCGAGCCCAGCGTCCGTTGGGTGATGTACTGGTTGAGGCCCCAGTAGTAGAAGTTGGGGATCCAGAGCCCGAGCAGCAGCGCCGTCCACGGCAGCACGCTGTCGGTCGCGGGCAAGAACATGTTGAGCCGGTTGCCATTGAGGTCCAAAAACCGCTCCATCGCACCTGCGCCGCTCGCCAGAGGCCGGCTCTCGATGGCGCCCGTGGCCACGTCGGTGACGGTCGTCGCGGCGCCGGCGTTGCCTAGGGCCTGGAAAGCGAAGTACGTGATGAGCAGGCCGCCGAGGAGGAGCGCGCTGCCCTGGATGAGGTCGGCCCAGACGGCCGCCTTGAGGCCGCCAGCGGCCACGTACAGCATCGCGATGAGGCCGATCACGAGGGCCGGGGTGAAGAGCCCTATCGCGTAGCCCGCGTCACCCGCGAGCGTCCGGATGGTGAGCGCTCCGGAGTAGGTGACCGCGCCCAACAGCAGCAGGTAGATGCCGAGCGTGGCGACGGCCATGACGGTGCGCGCGGCGCCGTTGAAGCGGACTTCGAGGAACTGCGGCATCGTGTAGATGCCCGCACGCAGGAAGTACGGCAGGAACGCGAAGGCGACGACGACAAGCGTGATCGCGGCCATCCACTCGTACGACGCAATCGCGAGGCCGACGTGGCTTGCGGCGTTGCCGCTCATCCCGACGAACTGCTCGGTCGAGATGTTGGCAGCGATGAGGGAGAACCCGATGAGCCACCACTTCAGGTCGCGCCCGGCGAGGAAGTAGTCCTCGCCCGAGCCGTCGGCGTTGCGGCTGCGCAGCAGACCGACGGTGACGACGACGGCCACGAAGGCGACGAAGACGAGGGTGTCGACCAGTCCGAAGGTCATGAGGGGTCGGGCGTGAGGGTGTGGAGGGGCTCGACGGACGCGCCAGGGGCGGCGCGTGCGACGAGGGTGGCGGGCTCGTGCCCGGTCCTCTGGCGGTAGGCGTCAGAGACAGCGTCGGCGAAGGTGCAGGCGGAGGCGGCGTCCACGAGGGCGACGGCGCAGCCGCCGAATCCGGCGCCGGTCATGCGGGCGCCGTAGCAGGCACCGTGCGCCACCGCGGCCTCGACGAAGGCGTCGAGCGCCGGGCTGGAGACCTCGTAGTCGTCTCGGAGGCTGGCGTGGCTCTCCTGCATGAGCGCGCCGAGGCGGTCGGCGTCGCCGCCGCGCATGGCGCCCGCGGCGGCGAGCACGCGGGCGCTCTCGGAGATCACGTGGTGGGCGCGGCGGAACGTCGTCGCGTCCATCTGGCCCCTAGCGGCGTCGAGGTCGGCGAGGGTGGCGTCGCGGAGGGCGGGAACGCCGAGGACGCCAGAGGCGCGGGCGCACGTGTCCCTGCGCTCGTTGTAGGCGCTGTCCACGAGGGCGCGGCGCGTGCCGGTGTCGAGCACGACGACGGCCGTCCGAGGCGGGAGCGGCGTCGGCGTGGCGTCCAGCGAGCGGCAGTCGATGAGGAGGGCGTGGTCGCTCTCCCCCATCGCGCTGGCCATCTGATCCATGATGCCGCAGCCCACGCCGACCCAGCCGTTCTCGGCTTTCTGGCCCGCGAGCGCCATCCGGCGCGCGTCCCACGCGAAGCCGCTGGCGACGGAGAAGGCGCGCGCGAGCGCCAGTTCGAGCGCCGCCGAGGAGGAGAGCCCGGCGCCGCGCGGCACGTCGGACGCGAGCACGCCCTCGAAGCCGCCGAGGTCGTGCCCGCCCTCCTGAAGCGCCCAGGCGACGCCCTTCGCGTACTCGCCCCAACCTCTGGCGCGCGAGAAGCCCGCGAGGTAGAAGTCGACGGGCGGGTCCACATCCAGGCTGTGGAGTACGACGCGGCGATCGGCGCGGGGGCGGAAGGCGAGCCAGACGGACTGGGCCAGCGCCAGAGGCATCACCCACCCGTCGTTGTAGTCGGTGTGCTCGCCGATGAGGTTGACGCGGCCCGGCGCGCGGGCGACGTGCGTGGGCTCGGTGCCGAACTTCTGGCGGAAGGCGTGCTGGATGCGAGCGCTATCCATCGGCGTGCACCTCGGAATCGTCGCCCAGGACGAGCGCTCCATTCGCGCCAGAGGCGGAGGCCCGGTCGCCGAGAAGGGCGCCGGAGAGTGCCGAATGGCGTACGATGGCCTCGCGCATCACCACGCTGTCTCGCACGACGGCGTCTCTGATCACCGCCCCGGCCTCGACGACGGCGTACGGCCCGATAACGGACCGCCGCACGTCGGCGTCGGGGTGGACGTAGCTCGGCGCAACGATCACGGACTCGCCTCTGGCGCCAGAGGCAGCGGTTTCGTGCTCGCCCGCGTCGAGAAGGGCGCGGACGGTCTGGCGGTAGGACGCCAGCGTGCCGGTGTCGAGCCAGCGCGCCGCGGGCGCCGTCGCCATGCGCGCGCCGTTTTGTACGAGGCGGTCGTAGGCGTCGGTCAGTTGGAACTCGCCGCCCGCGCCCGTCGCGCCAGAGGCGAGCATGTCGTCTACGGCGGTGCGCAGCGCGGCGCCCTCGCGGACGTAGTAGGCACCGATGAGCGTCTCGGTCCACTCGGCGGTCGTCGGCTTCTCAATGAGCCGCACGATGCGGCCGTTCTCATCGCGCGCGACGACGCCGAAGCGGCGCGGGTCGTCCACGTGGACGGTCCACGCCACGAGGTCCACGTCGCCAGAGGCGAGCGGTGCGGCGCCTCTGTCGGGGGTGAAGAGCGTGTCGGCCCAGCATGTGAGGATCTCGCCGTCCATCGCGTCGCCCGCGCACGCGATGGCGTGGGCGGTGCCGAGCGGCTCGGGCTGGACCGCGAAGGCGGCGCGGAGCCCGTGGGCGTCGCAGGCCGCCGCGAGCGCGTCGCGGACGCCAGAGGCAGCGTCGGGGCCGAGCACGAAAACAGCCTCGTCCACCGGCCGCCCGAGCGCTCCCGCGAAGGCGTCCAGGATGTGGACGATCGCGGGGCGCCCGAGCAGGGGCAGAAGAGGCTTTGGCGTCGTGTGGCTGAACGGACGCAGGCGTGTGCCCCGACCGCCCATGGGGACGATCAATCGCATCCTGGAGCGGTCGGGGAATGGGTCATCGAGCTACTTCTGGAGCGTCACGCGCGTGACGACCGACGCGTCACCCGCGGTCAGGCGGACGATGTAGACGCCGCTGCGCAGGCTCGCGCCCGAGAGAACGGCCTCGTGGTCGCCAGAGGCCATCGGGCCATTTGCCAGGACGGCGACCTCGCGGCCGAGCACGTCGTAGACGGTCAGGCGAACGGTCTCCGCCTGCTCCAGCGAGAACGGAATGCGGGCCGACGTGCCGAAGGGGTTCGGCGCGGCGCGGCCGAGCGCGATGCCGCCAGAGGCCGCTGGCGTCTCCGTACCCGGCGCCACGAGCGGCGTGAGCGTCACGGAATCGTAGTAGGTGTAACCGTAGCACGCCGTGATGACGAGCGTACCTGTTGAGCCGTCCACCGTTACCGTACCGGACGACGCGTCGGTCAGCGCGAGGTTGGTCCACGCCGTCGCCTCGGGGAACGCGAAGGACTCGGTGCACTCGGCGCTGTCGCCGTAGCGCACGCCGTCCACGTCGACGTACTCGTACTTCGTGTCGCCGAACGGAGCGGCGTAGCGGACCGAGAGGTTGTACTCCCCCGGCTCAAGGCCGGAGATGTCGATGGTGAGGGCGCCCTTCTGAAGCGCGACGAATCCGGTCCCGGTGTAATCGGCGGGGACGTTGGTGTCGGTCGTGGCGTCGCGGACCTCGGCGCCGGGCTCGGTGTCGTCGGGGAGCGGGTCGGAGACCGCGCCGTCTTCGGCCTCGAACGTGAAGCCGCCGACGGGTGGCGTGTCCGCCTCGACGTCGCCAGAGGCGATGACGAGCACCTGGTAGCCCGCCGCAGGATCCGGGTTGCTGGAGGGCGTGAACTGCCCGACGATCCCTGTGGCCGTGAACGCGCCAGAGGGGATGTCCGTCCCGTCGATGGCCGTGTCGTCCGCGTTGGGGATGCGGAGGCCGTCCGTGAGGGTCGCCGACACGTCCGTCACCTCGTAGCTCGTCCCGGCTGCGAACGTGCCCGTGGATGCGGTCGTGAGGCCGCTGACCTGAACGAGTTCGGACTCGTACTGCTCGCCGTTGTCGATAAGCTCCTGGAGCGTGACCTCTTGCGCGTCCGGTGCGTCGCCCTGGCTGACGACCGTGTAGCTGGTGAGGTCTGGTCCGTTGAGCTGCAGGATGCCGCCGCGAGGATCGCTGGGGAACTGCGAGATCGTGCCCGTCACCTCGATGACGGTGCCCGGCGTGATGGTGCCGCTGGCGATGTCATCGAAAAACGCGCCAGAGGTCTGGCGAATCGCGAGGCCGCCCGTCTCATCCTGGAAGTAGCTGAAAGCGCCCGCCGCTCGCGTGACCGTGCCCGAGACGGTGACCTCGGCGTCGACGCCAGCGGCGCGGGCCTCGGCGATGGTCATGCCCCCGCTGCCGGGAGCGGTCAGCGTGACGGAGTCGAAGTAGGTGTAGCCGTAGCACGCCGTGATGACGAGCGTGCCCGTCGTACCATCGACGGTGACCGTCCCGGTCGTCGCGTCGGCCAGCGCCAGAGGCGTCCAGACGGCCGTGTCGGCGAACGTAAAGGACTCGGTGCACTCGGCGCTATCGCCGTAGCGCACGCCGTCCACGTCCACGTACTCGTACTTGAGCCCGAAGGGCGAGGCGTAGTTGACGGAGAGGTCGTACTCGCCTGCGGGGACGCTGGAGATGTCGACGGTGATCACGCCCTTCTGGAGCGCGACGAAGCCCGTGCCTGTGAACGTGCCGGAGACGTTGGTGTCGGTCGAGGCATCGCGGACCTCGGCGCCGGGGTCGGCGTCGTCGGGGTCAGAATCGGAGAGCGTGGCGTCCTCCGCCTCGAAGGCGTAGGTCTGCGCGTGGGCCTCTGGCGGAGCCAGAAAGGCGAGGGCGAGAAAGAAGGAAAAGAGAGTCGCGAGACGCATGGAGGTGAGACGTGTGGGGTGACCAGGCGCGAGAGGCCCGGACGGTGGGTCCGCTGCTAGCGGAGGATGGAAACGGAGGTCGCCTCTGAGCGGGACCCGCTCTGCAGACGGAGGACGTAGAGCCCAGGGGCGAGGCCGCTGGCGTCGAGGTCGAGGGTGTGGTCACCAGAGCCGAGGGCGACGCCGTCGAGCAGGCGGAGGACTTCGCGTCCGCGCGCGTCGAGCACGCGGAGGGTGGTGACCTCCGGGGTGGCGAGCGAGAAGCGGACGGACGCAGCGCGGCCGAAGGGGTTGGGCGCCACGCCGAGGTCGAGCGACGGCCTCGGTCGGACGGGCTCCGAGGCCGCCGGCACGCCCGTGGCCGAGCGGGCGGCCTCGACGGAGACCGCGAGGAAGACGAGCGGCGCGTTCCAGTTGATCGCGATCTCGTTGGAGGCGTAGCTGCACCAGACGTCGGTGTACGAGCGCGCGGGCAGAGCCGAGGGGTAGGTCGTGCAGCCGTCCTGCTGGCCCGGGTTGGGGCCGCCCGCCAGAAGCCCCGGCACGGGATCGGCCACGCCATCGGCGCGCGAGGGTCGATGGTGCGGGTTCCGAGGCGACTTGTCGCCGATGCCGGTCACGAACGAATAGCCCGTCGCGTTGCGGCCGAGGAGGTAGTCGAGGTTGGCACCCGCGGCGTGGAGGTAGCGCGCCTCGCCGGTGAGCCGGTAGGCCACCATCAGCGCGACGCCCTGGTTGGCCGCAACGGAGTTGCTGCCCCAGCCCCAGTTCCAGCTGTCCCGCCCCATCGGCACGCCGTAGGGCGTGCTCGCGACGGCCGACGCCAGAGGCCCAGCGGTGGCGAGGAGTGCGTTTCGAAGAGACGTCGTGTCCACGTCGGCCGCGATCTCGGCGCGGTGCGCCAGAAGCGAGTGGTAGCCGAGTTCGCGCACGCCTCCCCAGTAGGGAAGCCCGAGCTGGATCGGGTCGAAGGGCCGCGTGATCGTGAGGAAGCTGTCGGCGCGGGTCGCGACGTAGAGTTCCATCCCGGCCCAGTCGAACTCGTCCTCGAAGGAGCCGTCGCCGTACTCGCCGGTGTTGATGTTGGGGTCGAAGGCCGCGTTGAGCGCGCCTTGATCGTAGCGGACGTTCGGGTTCGCGCGAGCCCACGCCCATGCATCCAGCGAGGCCGTCAGAAGCGAGTCGGCGAGGCCGGGCAGGTCGTCTTCGAAGCCTCTGGCGATGCGGGACGCCTGCGCCGTCGTCGCGGCGAAGTCGAGAGTGGCGGCCGTGCCTTTCTGGACGACGTAGCGCGGGGCGGTGGCGTTTGCGGGCATGACCTCGCCGCTGAAGTTGGCGGTCGTCAGCTTGTGGTAAACGCCGCCGTCTTCATCCTGCATCGCGAGCATCCAGCGAACGTTCCAGAGCACCTCATCGAGGAGGTCCGGGACCGCGTCGCCGCTCTCGGGAATGCCCG from Rubricoccus marinus includes the following:
- a CDS encoding sugar phosphate nucleotidyltransferase, with the translated sequence MRLIVPMGGRGTRLRPFSHTTPKPLLPLLGRPAIVHILDAFAGALGRPVDEAVFVLGPDAASGVRDALAAACDAHGLRAAFAVQPEPLGTAHAIACAGDAMDGEILTCWADTLFTPDRGAAPLASGDVDLVAWTVHVDDPRRFGVVARDENGRIVRLIEKPTTAEWTETLIGAYYVREGAALRTAVDDMLASGATGAGGEFQLTDAYDRLVQNGARMATAPAARWLDTGTLASYRQTVRALLDAGEHETAASGARGESVIVAPSYVHPDADVRRSVIGPYAVVEAGAVIRDAVVRDSVVMREAIVRHSALSGALLGDRASASGANGALVLGDDSEVHADG
- a CDS encoding T9SS type A sorting domain-containing protein: MRLATLFSFFLALAFLAPPEAHAQTYAFEAEDATLSDSDPDDADPGAEVRDASTDTNVSGTFTGTGFVALQKGVITVDISSVPAGEYDLSVNYASPFGLKYEYVDVDGVRYGDSAECTESFTFADTAVWTPLALADATTGTVTVDGTTGTLVITACYGYTYFDSVTLTAPGSGGMTIAEARAAGVDAEVTVSGTVTRAAGAFSYFQDETGGLAIRQTSGAFFDDIASGTITPGTVIEVTGTISQFPSDPRGGILQLNGPDLTSYTVVSQGDAPDAQEVTLQELIDNGEQYESELVQVSGLTTASTGTFAAGTSYEVTDVSATLTDGLRIPNADDTAIDGTDIPSGAFTATGIVGQFTPSSNPDPAAGYQVLVIASGDVEADTPPVGGFTFEAEDGAVSDPLPDDTEPGAEVRDATTDTNVPADYTGTGFVALQKGALTIDISGLEPGEYNLSVRYAAPFGDTKYEYVDVDGVRYGDSAECTESFAFPEATAWTNLALTDASSGTVTVDGSTGTLVITACYGYTYYDSVTLTPLVAPGTETPAASGGIALGRAAPNPFGTSARIPFSLEQAETVRLTVYDVLGREVAVLANGPMASGDHEAVLSGASLRSGVYIVRLTAGDASVVTRVTLQK
- a CDS encoding glycoside hydrolase family 9 protein encodes the protein MRYLVLLLCLSAATAADAQTDIRLNQVGFYPDAPKVAVVTASGASGAFSVVREGDGATVYTGTLGTARTWSASGETVRQADFSAVTAPGSYTLSVEGVGSSYAFEIAPAALEGVARAALKGFYYQRASTALDAQYAGPWARAAGHPDTSVRVHASASTASRPTNTFISAPKGWYDAGDYNKYVVNSGISVGTLLSLYEWEPVYVEAFETGIPESGDAVPDLLDEVLWNVRWMLAMQDEDGGVYHKLTTANFSGEVMPANATAPRYVVQKGTAATLDFAATTAQASRIARGFEDDLPGLADSLLTASLDAWAWARANPNVRYDQGALNAAFDPNINTGEYGDGSFEDEFDWAGMELYVATRADSFLTITRPFDPIQLGLPYWGGVRELGYHSLLAHRAEIAADVDTTSLRNALLATAGPLASAVASTPYGVPMGRDSWNWGWGSNSVAANQGVALMVAYRLTGEARYLHAAGANLDYLLGRNATGYSFVTGIGDKSPRNPHHRPSRADGVADPVPGLLAGGPNPGQQDGCTTYPSALPARSYTDVWCSYASNEIAINWNAPLVFLAVSVEAARSATGVPAASEPVRPRPSLDLGVAPNPFGRAASVRFSLATPEVTTLRVLDARGREVLRLLDGVALGSGDHTLDLDASGLAPGLYVLRLQSGSRSEATSVSILR